GGAGCTGCCGTAACCAAGACAGGGACCCGCTGTCCAGCGGTAGGGGGCGGGGGCATCACCCAGCTGGATGCCCGCAGGAAGGGGGCTGTGTGCACCCGAGCAGTGACCTCCAGGATGAGACGTGGGCCCCTGGCCAGCACTGCGGCCTGCGCGTGACCCCCAGGTGAATGCCAGGCTGCAGCCGCCCCCGCTCTCCTTCAGAGCGGCCCTTGGCCTCCCCGCGACCACATGTGCCTCCACAGCGGCCCCTGTTGGCCGGATCCTGGCTCCAAAACTTGTTCTTGCGTCATTCCCACCACTGAGTGAGCTCCGGCCATGCGCCCAGGCCCTGACTATCCTCTATAGGGTAAATATAAGGGCTCCAGGGACACTGAAGCTGTGTGATGACCTCCTTGCCCAGGTCACAGGCGCTGAATCTGCAGAGCTGGGTCTGCTGTCTTCCCAGGCCTGCACCTGCACCCCACACCGTGCTCAGCACTGAGCAGCCAAGCCCTCCAAATCCTCTTCCCCATTCCCCATCGTCTTCACCCCCACCCTGGGGCATTTATCAGCGATGTTGGTCTGTGATTGAGGGTAAATGTCTCCTTTCTGAGTTTtgatttttccatctgtaaaaggggTGTTCTGAATACTAACGGGTGGTATTCCTGGGCAGGTGAGGGGAGGTGAGCCTGGCACCAGGACACTTGGAGCCGTGCTTACTCCTAGTGCCAGGTGAGGCACACCTGATGGCCAGCTAGCCTGTGGTTGGCAGCAAGTGTCACGTGGCTGCCGCCAGGGGTCCCTGGAATGAGAGATGTTAGTGTAAAGGTGTCAGATTTGAACCCATGGCTGCCCTGCTCCATCCAGCATCGGAGGGTTTCATTACATTTTCTACCCTTGCAACTCCCCTGGGAGGGGAACTGTCTGGTGTGCTGCTCCCGTTTTCCACATGGGAAGGTGGGTCCTGGTACCCTGCCCTCAGCTCCACAGAGCTGCGCAGTCTCTATAGGGTTAGTAGACAGGGTGGCGTGGGGGATGGGTACTATTGGGGGATGCCCAGAAACATTTGAAAGATGGGATCATCACAAGATTGGGGAGGAAGCTGGTCCCCCAAGTCAAAAGTGGCCATGGGGGTTAAGGGGGGAGGAGCCCCTTTTGCTAGGAGAAGAGGTGCTGCCTCAAGAAGTCAgggaggccagatgtggtggttcacacctgtaatcccagcactttgggaggctgaggcagcaggatggcttgagttcaggaatttgagaccaacctgggcaatggagtgagaccctgtccttacaaaaagtggaaaaacttagctgagcatggtggtatgtgcctgtagtcccagctactcaggaggctgaggtgggaggatcgcttgagcctgggagttcgaggctgcagttagctgtgatggagccactgcactcagcctgggtgacagagtgaaaccctgcatcaaaaaaaaaaaaaagtcagggagCTGGGGTGGGAGCAAGTGGGTGAGGCCACATGGCAGACCCTTCTACAGGACTTTTTACAGAGGAACATCCTCCCCACTCCCATTCCTTCCCCCAGAGATGCATCCTTAATCCCTGCTGAGCAGGGAAACTTGGCCCTGCCATGAACCTGTCACGGAACCTTGGACAGGTCTCCCTTCCCTCCGAACCTCAGTGCTGCCTGTCAAATGGGCCAagctgtggctttgcagggttgtTGGAGAATCAGATGACATCATGTAATGGTTGGCCAACTGTGGAGCGCTTCAGAACTTCAGCAAACATTCCACGAGGACTTCTCGGTGCCGGGGGTGCCAGGGAGGGAAAAAGATGATTCAGAAGTTCCTCCCCTCCAAGGGGGAGGAGTTAGGGTCAGGGGAGGAGCAGAtggtgggaagggaagagaatgtAGTCAGAAAACAAAGCAAGCTTTGTCCTATTGGCTTCTTTGTTCTTATCTTGTTATTTAACctattttgaatttcaaataacatTAGAAGGGCAGTATTGAGATTTTTATGCTTGGAGGTGGCAGcaatggttttaaaaaaggaagaaggctgAGCCACAGATGTAAGTGTTCTTGTTAAGGATCACTATTGACTTTCATCAGCTGAGGTCCCAGGTCTGTGTAggtaggtgacttgcccaaggtcacactgtgAGGACACTGAGCCCAGCCTGCCCTCCCACTCTCAGAAGGGGCCAGGGTGATGTTTTGGCATGCAGGTTATCATGGAGATCTGTGATTCAGCTGGCATTGATTTGGCACTTGCTAAGTGCAGAGCCCAAGCTGGATGCCCCAGGGAGAAAGGCAGGAAAATCCAGGCCACTGCCCCACCCTCCAAGTGCATTGCCGATCTCAGGAGGTGAGACAGGGCTCCACAAGGCAGTCAAGGACTTACGTAAGTCAGAGGCTCTGAGTTCAAGTCTCGACTAGCTCTGTGGATCTGACCTTGAGCCAGCTTTGCCCTCAGTGGGCCACAGGAAAAGcataggatcacaggtgtgctcTAGCCTGGACTTTGTATGATACTAGAAGAAAAGGGGTCAGAAGGAAAGGGGTCAGAACAAGAAATGCTTAGAGAGGCTGGAGCTGGGgaggatatgtgtgtgtatggtgggGATGGGGAATCAGGAAGGGAGAGATGGGCAAGAAATAGCTTTTGGCACCGGCTGAGCTTTTTCCAAAGCTTGCTCCCTGACAACAAGGCTCCCACATCAATTTGACAAACTGTGATAAAGTCTTTTCCTGCGGGCCTTCTCAGAGCCTTGAATATGCTCGCGCGTGGAGGACGCAGCTGGAAAAAGCCACTTTTGACCACAGGATCCTTATTCCAGGAAGCTCCTTGAAGGTGGATGGTTTGGAGGAACCTCTGCTCTGGCTGTTTACCCAGCTTCACAAAGCCTTGGTGAGGCATCTGCTCCCTCCTGGCTTCGCTGGGTGGCAGAGATTTTAATGCACAGAGAAGGGAGGTGACTTACTCAGTTACTCAGCAGAAGGCAGAGTAGCCTGGGGCTCCAGGGCTCTGGGATGTGGGGCCTGTTTCACCATTTGTTGCTATGTagcctcaggcaagttacttcacttcttgcctcagtttcccctctctAACTGATACCGTGCTGCCCTCAGGagtaatgtttttgttgttgttgttgttgttgttgttgtttgtgagacagagtctctctctgtcgcacaggctggagagcagtggcgcaatctcggctcactgcaacctccgcctcctgggttcaagcaattctcctgcctcagcctcctgagtagctgggattacaggtgcctgccactatgcccagctaattttttatatttctagtagagacagggtttcaccatggtggagACCAGcaccaccaggctggtctctaactcctgacctcgtgattcccccacctcggcctcccaaagtgctgggagtacaggcgtgagccaccacgcccagcccctcaGGAGTATTATATGGGTTTAAACAATGAGGCAAGTGAGGTCTTGGCACTTAGTAAGTGCTTCATAAGTGGGCCCTGCAGAATAAgcgcttttttcttttctttttttttttttgagacagggtctcgctctgtcgcccaggctggagtgcagtgacacaatcatggctcattgcagccttgacatcctgagctcaagggatcttcccttcttagcctcctgagtagctaggaccacaggcacacaccaccacacccaactaatttttaaaaaatgttttgtgaaaaCCAGGTCTCATTACGTTGCTCAGACTTGGAATGAGCACTTCTATTTTTCCCTCATACATGGTTTAAGTGTATAGCTCGATGAATTCTTCGTCCCCTGTTGAGTCAGTACCTGCTCAGAGGCTGCTATCATTCTGATTGCTAATGGAATCAATTGGTTTTGCCTGTTactgaactttctttttctttcttttttttttttgagacgtaattttggtcttgttgcccaggctggagtgtcgtagtgcgatctcagctcactgcaacctctgcctccctggttcaagtgattctcctgctggaggttcccgggtagctgggattacaggctcacaccaccacatccggctaagttttgtatttttagtagagacggggtttccccatgttggccaggctggtctcgaactcctgatctcagttgagccacccacctcaacctcccgaagtgctgggattactggcgtgagccaccgtgcctggctgtgttCTTGAACTTTCTATACACAGACTCACTCGGGTCCCCTTGTGCCTAGCTTCTGCCCCACATCAGCTGGGGGCCTCTATCCATGGGGTTGTGATGATCTATCCTCTTCAGCTACTAATGTTTGGACCCCAGATTCCTCCTCTGTCCTGGGCTTGCCATCACcgtcctttctgtcttccttccagGTCTCCACCCCTGGGCAGGAGAGAAGCTGACCACCGCGGGGGTGCTTTCTCTACGCTTGAACATCTACAGCTGCTTCCAGGGGGCTGGCAGCTGGCCCCAGGGAGAGACGAGCCATGGACCCCCCACAGCCTCAGCATTCGGTGACCTCACTTTAGGACAGTGTCATTTACCGCTTCCGCCAGGGCAAAGGAGCTGAGCAGCCATCCCGAGCCCGGCCCACCTCCCTCCCGCGGCCCCTGGTGAACATGGACTAGCAGCTGTGAGCGGCCAGAGCTGATGCCCGGCCCCCAGGGGGGCGGAGGCGCCCCCACCATGAGCCTGGGCAAGCTCTCGCCTGTGGTCTGGGGGTCCAGTTCACAGGGAAAGAGGCGGCTGACTGCAGACATGATCAGCCCCCCGCTCGGGGACTTCCGCCACACCATGCATGTGGGCCGTGGTGGGGACGTCTTCGGGGACACCTCCTTCCTCAGCAACCACGGTGGCAGCTCCAGGGGCACCCATCGCTCACCCCGCAACTTCCTGGCCAAGAAGCTGCAGCTGGTGCGGAGGGTGGGGGCGCCCCCCCGGAGGATGGCGTCTCCCCCTGCACCCTCCCCGGCTCCACCGGCCATCTCCCCCATCATCAAGAATGCCATCTCCCTGCCCCAGCTCAACCAGGCCGCCTACGATAGCCTCGTGGTTGGCAAGCTCAGTTTCGACAGCAGCCCCAGCAGCTCCACGGACGGCCACTCCAGCTACGGTGAGGGCCTGGGTTATCTTGGCCCACTTTTCAGAGGCTGAGACTAAGGCCCAGAGGGGTTCAGTGGTTCCTCCAAACTCCAAGCGAGCTCTGTTGCCCGGGCCCCTTGGTCTCACCACAGAGGGCAGTCCCAAACCCCACATCAAGGATGGGGAGGGGGTGCAGTGGTGGGAACAAGCTGACTTCCCAAaacacctgaggttgagagtgaGGAGCTGGAGTTTGAGTTCTAGCTGCcccttacttgctgtgtgacctgggcaagCACGtccccctctctgggcctcgaCTGAACCAGTCATCCACCCATTCTTGCCCCCTTCAACCAAAGCCTTCCCCTCATGTTGGAATGATATCATGGAGAGGTGAAGGGCCTGGGCTCTGGATTCCAATCCGGTTCTGTCTGATTTTCAGGAAGTCAACTGACCTCTGTAAGTTCAAGTCCTCACCTGGATAATGATTCTCTCGGGGTCATTGCTAAGATTCAGTGCCAGGAGAGGCATAGGGGggctggtacatagtaggtgctcaggacACTGGAGCTGTTGTTATCTGAACTTGGTTTCCTGTAACTCGACAAATTTGGAAAACCTGGGGACCACAACTCAGGGGCCTTCTTGCCCAGCCGGAAGTGCCACCTTGGCGGTTTGGGCAGAGTTCACCTGAGAACCATGGGCCCCTGCTGCCACCTGGTGGCCACTCCCTGCCTTGCGGCATTTAGGGCAAACGCTCTAACGCCACTGCCCCAGGCAGCTGCTCAGAAACACACTGAGGACTGGTCCACGGAAACTCGATTCTGTCTCAGGTCTGTAGTCCTGGAAGCACGGGCTGGACTAGATGACCTTGGGAAGGCACATATCTGTCCTTCATTTCTATACAGTCAGATCGTGGCTGCTGGTCCCATCCTGTGTCCACAAACCAGCCCACGTGCTATGGGTTCACCTGCAGCCATCAACCAGGGTCATAGCAGGGTGGCCATGGCTGAGGTCACAATTGGGACTGAGAGGAGATTTGAGCTCCAGGCTTGATTTCACCTCATCAGACTTCTATGGCCTTGGGCTAGCCCCTTCGCCCCATCCCAaactgagcctcactttcctcatctgcataATGGAAATGAGGACAATGATGATTTTCAGCTTTCAGGGTAGACAGGAAGACCACACAGGTGACCATGGAGCATATTCTACTGGAAAggtgggagaaactgaggccagagaggggaGGGACTAGCCAGAAGCCACTCAGCAAGCCAGGACTTGTCCTGTGTCCCCTCCTGAATTCCTGGTGAGGGACCCCAGCTCTGAGCCCACTGCCCATTTCTCTTCTAGGCCTGGACTCTGGGTTCTGCACCATCTCCCGCCTGCCCCGCTTGGAAAAGCCGCATGACCGAGACCGGGATGGTTCCTTCCCCTCTGAGCCCGGGCTTCGCCGCTCAGATTCTCTCTTGTCCTTCCGCCTGGACCTCGACCTTGGGCCCTCACTCCTCAGCGAGCTGCTAGGGGTCATGAGCCTCCCGGAAGCCCCTGCAGCTGAGACTCCAGCCCCTGCCGCAAACCCCCCAGCCCCTGCTGCAAACCCCCCAGCCCCTGCCGCAAACCCCCCAGCCCCTGCTACAAACCCCCCTGGTCCTGCTGCAAACCCTCCAGCCCCTGCCACAAGCTCCACACCCCATGGACACTGTCCCAATGGGGTAACAGCTGGGTTGGGCCCAGTGGCTGAGGTGAAGGCCAGCCCAGTGGGAGGGGGTCCACGAGGACCTGCTGGCCCTGCCCTCGGCAGGCACTGGGGAGCAGGCTGGGGTGGCAGCTGCCACTACCCGGAGATGAATGTGCGGCAGGAGCAGGTGGAGGTGCTGCCCCAAGCCCGGGCCTCCTGGGAGAGCCTGGATGAAGAGTGGAGGGCGCCCCAGGCACACAGCAGGACCCCGGTGCCCAGCACGGT
The Piliocolobus tephrosceles isolate RC106 chromosome 19, ASM277652v3, whole genome shotgun sequence genome window above contains:
- the CDC42EP1 gene encoding cdc42 effector protein 1, with the protein product MPGPQGGGGAPTMSLGKLSPVVWGSSSQGKRRLTADMISPPLGDFRHTMHVGRGGDVFGDTSFLSNHGGSSRGTHRSPRNFLAKKLQLVRRVGAPPRRMASPPAPSPAPPAISPIIKNAISLPQLNQAAYDSLVVGKLSFDSSPSSSTDGHSSYGLDSGFCTISRLPRLEKPHDRDRDGSFPSEPGLRRSDSLLSFRLDLDLGPSLLSELLGVMSLPEAPAAETPAPAANPPAPAANPPAPAANPPAPATNPPGPAANPPAPATSSTPHGHCPNGVTAGLGPVAEVKASPVGGGPRGPAGPALGRHWGAGWGGSCHYPEMNVRQEQVEVLPQARASWESLDEEWRAPQAHSRTPVPSTVQANTFEFADAEEDDEVKV